From Streptomyces sp. NBC_01551:
TGCCCGAGAGCGCCTGGCGGGCCTGGCGCGAGCGGCCCGGGGTGAAGTCGGCCGAACCGCTCGGCATCCGCACCACCAACGCCGTCGCCGGTGAGCGCACCGCCGCCGTGTCCGTGTTCGGCGTCGAACCGGCCGGGCGCCTCGCGCCGAAGGGGCCCGCCGCAGGCCCGGGCCCGGGCCTGGCCCAGGGCCGGGTGGTCCTCACCGAGAAGGCCGCCAAGGAACTCGGCGGGCTCGCCGCGGGCGCCAAGCTCAGGATCGGAGCCCTCGAACTGACGGTGGCCGCCGTCTCCGGCACCGCCGCCTACAGCCACACCCCCGTCGTCTGGATGGACCTGAACGACTGGCAGCGCATCGGCAACCCCGGCACTTCCCTCGACACCCTCGCCACCGTCGTCGCCCTCGACGCGACCGGCTCCGCCGACCTCTCCGCCGGGGACGCGGCCGCCGCCACCAAGGCCCAGACCGTCGAAGAGGCCCTCGGCGCCATAGGGTCGTACCAGGCCGAGAACGGTTCGCTCCAGCTGATGCGCGGGTTCCTCTTCGTCATCTCCGCGCTGGTCATAGGGGCCTTCTTCACCGTGTGGACGATCCAGCGCAGCGGCGACGTCGCCGTCCTGAAGGCACTGGGTGCCTCCACTCCGTACCTGCTGCGGGACGCCCTCGGACAGGCCGTCGTGATGCTGGCCGTCGGCACCGGGATCGGCACCGCCCTCGCCGCCGGCTTCGGCGCGCTGATCAGCGGCGGCGACGTGCCCTTCGTGCTCGACGCCGCGACCGTGCTCGTCCCCGCCGCGATCATGATCGTGCTCGGCGCGCTGGGAGCAGCCCTGTCCATCCGGCGGATCACCGCCGTCGATCCCCTGACCGCCCTCGGGAGCGCCCGATGACCCTGCTCGTGCACGACGTCACGCTCACCTACCCGGACGGCGACGGCCGCCTCACCGCGCTGGACGCGGTCCGCCTGGAGGTGCCCGCCGGCACGCTGACGGCGGTGATCGGACCCTCCGGCTCCGGCAAGTCCAGCCTGCTCGCCGTCGCCGCCACACTGGTCACCCCGGACTCCGGGCAGGTGGTGGTGGCGGGCGAGGACACCGCGCGGCTCAGCGCCGCCGAGAAGTCGGCGCTGCGCCGCGAGAGGATCGGCATCGTCTTCCAGCAGCCGAACCTGCTGGCCTCGCTGACCGCCGCCGAGCAGCTCCAGGTCATGGCCCACCTCTCCGGCAGGCCCTCCCGGCAGCTGCGCCGGCGCGCGCTGGAGCTGCTGGAGGCGGTGGGCCTGGCCGACAAGGCCGACAAGCGCCCCCACCAGCTCTCCGGAGGGCAGCGCCAGCGCGTCAACATCGCCCGCGCGCTGATGAACGAGCCCGCCGTGCTGCTCGTCGACGAGCCCACCAGCGCCCTCGACCACGAGCGGGGCGCGGCGATACTCGACCTCCTGGTCACCCTGACCCGCGAGCGCTCCACCGCCACGGTGCTGGTCACCCACGACCACGCCCACCTGGAGCGGATGGACCGTACGGCGACCATGACGGACGGCCGCCTGACGCAGCCGGTCCCCGCCTCCTGACGCCGGGAAGCGGCTGCACGAAGGCCCCGGCCGCCCCTGATCCAGGGGTGGCCGGGGCCTTTGCGGACGTCCTCGCGCGGGGGCCGCTACGCCGGGCTCTGGCTCTGCAGCGCCACCGACAGCTCGGCCGCGACGCCCTGCAGGATCGGCACGAAGGACTCGGCCACCGCCTCGGTCACCCGGCCCGCCGGGCCCGAGATGGAGATCGCGGCGGCGGTCGGCGAGTTCGGCACCGACACGGCGAGGCAGCGGACTCCTATCTCCTGCTCGTTGTCGTCGACCGCGTAGCCCGTCTTGCGGACCTGCTCCAGCGCCTCCAGGAAGCCCTCGGGCGTGGTGATGGTCTTCTCGGTCGCGGCCGGCATCCCGGTGCGCGCCAGCAGCGCCCGTACCTCGTCGGCGGGGGTGTACGCGAGCAGCGCCTTGCCCACGCCGGTGGAGTGCGGCAGCACGCGGCGGCCGACCTCGGTGAACATGCGCATCGAGTGCTTGGACGGCACCTGGGCGACGTAGACGATCTCGTCCCCGTCGAGCAGGGCCATGTTCGCGGTCTCGCCCGTCTCCTCGACCAGCCGGGCGAGGTACGGGCGGGCCCACGTGCCCAGCAGCCGCGACGCGGACTCGCCGAGGCGGATCAGCCGGGGGCCGAGGGAGTACCGTCGATTGGGCTGCTGCCGGACGTAGCCGCACGCCACGAGGGTGCGCATGAGGCGGTGGATGGTGGGCAGCGGGAGACCGCTGGCGGCGGAGAGCTCGCTGAGGCCGACTTCGCCCCCGGCGTCGGCCATGCGTTCGAGCAGATCGAAGGCGCGCTCAAGGGACTGGACGCCACCGCTGGCGGCGGTGGGCTTGGCGGAAGCGTCGGTGGTGCTGGCGCTGGACGTCGGCACGGCGCGGTCCTTTCGGTGCTGGCAGGCAAGGAATCAGCCTACCGGTCGGTCGACATCGGCCCTAGAGCCGGGGCGATGCCGTCCCCGCCGGTCAGAGGGGGTTTGTCCGGGTGGTGGACGTCCTCGGGAAGTTACCTGCCCGTTCCCCGGTGGTGATAGCTACATTCTGGATAGTGAAATCTTAATTCCATCCTGTGGAAACATCCAATTGCGGTGCGCGCGTGTCAGTGGTCCGTCCGGTCACTCTTGACTGGCCCCGGATCGCGGTGAAGACTCCGTCAACAGAACGTTGAATTTCGCTCTGTGGAAGTAGATGGGGAGGTTCCGGTGGCCGACGTGGCTGTGGAACTGGTACTGCGCTCGAC
This genomic window contains:
- a CDS encoding ABC transporter permease; amino-acid sequence: MFVAWRDLRFAKGRFALMGSVVLLITLLVGLLSGLTSGLARENISAITALPATHLAFAAPTGDQKVSFTNSQVPESAWRAWRERPGVKSAEPLGIRTTNAVAGERTAAVSVFGVEPAGRLAPKGPAAGPGPGLAQGRVVLTEKAAKELGGLAAGAKLRIGALELTVAAVSGTAAYSHTPVVWMDLNDWQRIGNPGTSLDTLATVVALDATGSADLSAGDAAAATKAQTVEEALGAIGSYQAENGSLQLMRGFLFVISALVIGAFFTVWTIQRSGDVAVLKALGASTPYLLRDALGQAVVMLAVGTGIGTALAAGFGALISGGDVPFVLDAATVLVPAAIMIVLGALGAALSIRRITAVDPLTALGSAR
- a CDS encoding ABC transporter ATP-binding protein, whose protein sequence is MTLLVHDVTLTYPDGDGRLTALDAVRLEVPAGTLTAVIGPSGSGKSSLLAVAATLVTPDSGQVVVAGEDTARLSAAEKSALRRERIGIVFQQPNLLASLTAAEQLQVMAHLSGRPSRQLRRRALELLEAVGLADKADKRPHQLSGGQRQRVNIARALMNEPAVLLVDEPTSALDHERGAAILDLLVTLTRERSTATVLVTHDHAHLERMDRTATMTDGRLTQPVPAS
- a CDS encoding IclR family transcriptional regulator, whose protein sequence is MPTSSASTTDASAKPTAASGGVQSLERAFDLLERMADAGGEVGLSELSAASGLPLPTIHRLMRTLVACGYVRQQPNRRYSLGPRLIRLGESASRLLGTWARPYLARLVEETGETANMALLDGDEIVYVAQVPSKHSMRMFTEVGRRVLPHSTGVGKALLAYTPADEVRALLARTGMPAATEKTITTPEGFLEALEQVRKTGYAVDDNEQEIGVRCLAVSVPNSPTAAAISISGPAGRVTEAVAESFVPILQGVAAELSVALQSQSPA